The Culex quinquefasciatus strain JHB chromosome 2, VPISU_Cqui_1.0_pri_paternal, whole genome shotgun sequence genome contains the following window.
CAAAGATGACATCAAAGTAATGGACGAGTTCAACACTGGCAAGAGAATGGTTCACTTCAAGCGTTTGGTGGACCACGAGCACTATCCTTTCCACATTGAGTTTTAATAAGTCAATAAAAGCAAGTCACGATTAATTACTCACCTGTGTGAGTGCCTGACATATGGGCTATCAAACATATTGTTATCACCTGTTGTGATAAGCGCACAGCCGTTCGTGTCCTAATAAATATAATAGCCAGTCACTCGGCGCTGTTTAGTTGCACTCTGATCGTCCGTCACTCAATCCGAAATGGCTCCCCTAGCGCCGACCATAACGTTGAACAATGGCCAAAAGATGCCCGTGCTGGGTCTGGGCACGTGGTTGGTAAGTTGTGAAATGTTCAGATCCTAAATTTTCTTCTAATTTTGCGTCAAAAGTCCCGCGAAGGTGAAGCTATCGACGCGGTCAAAGCAGCCATTGACGCTGGGTATCGGCACATTGACACCGCCTACTTGTACGCAAACGAGAAGGAAGTTGGCCAGGCGATTCGCGAGAAGATCGCAGAAGGCGTGATCAAGCGCGAGGATGTTTTCGTGACAACCAAGGTTTGCTTAGATTTGAGTGAGTGTTGCAAGcctttaaagtttattttttcggTTAGCTGTGGAACAACTTTCACGATCCTCAGCACGTTGAGGAAGCGTTCAATCGATCGCTGGCCAACTTGGATATCGGCTACATCGACCTGTATCTGATGCACTCGCCGATGAGTTTCAAGTTTATCGATTGGGCGGCCCCGAATCCGGATTCTCCAGTGGCGCCGGAATTTACCGAGGTGGACATTGTGGACACGTATCGTGCCATGGAGAAACTGTTGAAAACGGGGAAGGTCAAGGGCATCGGTGTGTCCAACTTTAACAGTGAACAGGTGAAGCGAATTGTGAACGAGTGTGAGATAGTTCCAGTGACCAACCAGGTTGAGTGCAATCCAAATCTGAACCAGCGGAAGCTCAcggagttttgcaaaaagttgaACATTACAATCACCGCGTACAGCCCTCTTGGGCGTCCCAATTATTACGAGAAGGACCCAGTCAACACCCCCAAGCCAGCCCTGGACGATCCTCGTGTTCTGGAGATCGGCAAAAAGTACGGAAAAACTCCAAGTCAAATCATCCTTAGATACCTGGTGGACATCGGAACCATCCCGGTGCCAAAATCAGCAAACCCCGATCGTCTCCGTCAGAACATCGACATTTTCGACTTCAAGCTGACCCCCGAGGAGATCGCGATCATGGACGGCTTCAACACCGGGACACGATCGGTCCCGTTCGCCGTGTGGGCGCCCCACAAGTACTACCCGTTCAACaccgaattctgagcaaataaaCATCAAATTGCCGTGGCAATCAATTTGTTGTCTTATTATGAGATCCCAAGTGACCCTGTCGGATCCGCGTGGCGAACAGCCGTGGAACGAGCGTACCCAAATCGATCTCTTGCGGATACTCCAGAGTAGAGTCAAGCTGATTCGTAACAGATTTTCACCTCCTTTGTGCGTCACCTTAAAAGTTGTCCGCAGCTGCAAATCAGCGGAAATGATGAAccttttagaacaaaaaatcggGGATAATTCGGCGTGACCTACATGATCGTATTTTTTGAAGCGGGACGCGTGGATAATTGCTCGATTAGCGTGACGCCATGTGACTTGGACCTGGGTCTTTAAGAAAGATGGGAAAAGGACGAAAAACTGGAGAAAGGACATGGCAAGGCGGATGATCAAAAAGATCCTTTTCGCACTATAAGGATTTTGCAATTTATTCCAATGGgaaattcaacaatattttgtgtataaaaatctatcattttacgttaaagttgaaaattcaaaactaaaattttagtttaagttTATCAAATATAGAATTCAGGTTAGAAACCAAAATGAAGCGGAACTAATTCACTCCAGACTTCACATAAAGAGGACTAAATTCCCATTGGAGAAAACGATCTCAAAGATCGAGTAAAAAAAGGCTCATTTTTGATCATTCATCTCGTTTCCTCTGTGTCCTTTTCCAAGCAGGCGTCTTGTTAGCAAGCAGCACATGGCTTCACGCTAATCAAGCAATTTTCCACGCGCatcgttttcagttttttctaTGGTTGGACATTTAAGGTTTTTCGATCATGTAGGTCACACCGAATT
Protein-coding sequences here:
- the LOC6034540 gene encoding 1,5-anhydro-D-fructose reductase, whose protein sequence is MAPLAPTITLNNGQKMPVLGLGTWLSREGEAIDAVKAAIDAGYRHIDTAYLYANEKEVGQAIREKIAEGVIKREDVFVTTKLWNNFHDPQHVEEAFNRSLANLDIGYIDLYLMHSPMSFKFIDWAAPNPDSPVAPEFTEVDIVDTYRAMEKLLKTGKVKGIGVSNFNSEQVKRIVNECEIVPVTNQVECNPNLNQRKLTEFCKKLNITITAYSPLGRPNYYEKDPVNTPKPALDDPRVLEIGKKYGKTPSQIILRYLVDIGTIPVPKSANPDRLRQNIDIFDFKLTPEEIAIMDGFNTGTRSVPFAVWAPHKYYPFNTEF